TAAATAAAGGAAATAAAATACGAATATAAAAAGTTGGCACGCCTTTTGCACATAGTATTGCATAAGCCATTGAGGCTTGGAAAACAAAACCAAAAGAACCTGCGGAGGTAGCAACATGAAATATTACGTAACGTACAATCATCAGAATCCGGTTTCAAACTTTGAATCATTGTTTAACGATATTTGGTCTGACTGGGGCGTAAGCTCTTCCAAAATCCCCCCTGTGGATATCTTCGAGACCAGCAAAGCCTATGTCCTTGAAGCTGAGCTTGCCGGTTACAAGAAAGATGAGGTCCAGGTAAATGTCGATAAACATGTGCTTCGCCTCACTTCTTCCAAAAAGAGTGAGAAAACCCCTGAAGGGAAGAAAGCCTTGGTTCGCGAACGGTATTATAAGGAATTCGAACGATCTTTCAGTCTTCCGGAGGATATTGATGAGGAAGCAATCGAAGGTGAATTCGCTGATGGTATCTTGACAGTCACACTCCCTAAGAAGGAACTGGTCAAACCAAAACAGATTGAAGTCAAGATTAAGGAAAACGTATAATTTTTCCCAAGTGAATAATGAGTAAACCACCCCTTGAGGCCTGCAGGAAGCTGCAGGCCTTTGGTGTTCTTAGTCAAGGATAATGAGAGCTATGAAGGTCAACGGTTCATCACCTTCGTTTCGAATTGCATGACTTGCGCCGCCGCCGGTGATGACCAGATCGCCTGCTGAAACTGTTTTCTCACCATCGGCTTCCGTGACAATTCCTTGTCCACCGGTTATCAGATAGTATTCGGT
The sequence above is a segment of the Sphaerochaeta pleomorpha str. Grapes genome. Coding sequences within it:
- a CDS encoding Hsp20/alpha crystallin family protein, whose amino-acid sequence is MKYYVTYNHQNPVSNFESLFNDIWSDWGVSSSKIPPVDIFETSKAYVLEAELAGYKKDEVQVNVDKHVLRLTSSKKSEKTPEGKKALVRERYYKEFERSFSLPEDIDEEAIEGEFADGILTVTLPKKELVKPKQIEVKIKENV